In Fusobacterium periodonticum ATCC 33693, the following are encoded in one genomic region:
- a CDS encoding glycosyltransferase family 9 protein has translation MFSQNDNINILVVRFKRIGDAILSLPLCRSLKLTFPNAKLDFVLYEEASPLFVDHPDIDNVITISKKEQKNPFSYIKKVYKVTRKKYDIIIDIMSTPKSELFCMFSRKSAFRIGRYKKKRGFFYNYKMKEKDSLNKVDKFLNQLLPPLEEAGFDVKRDYDFKFFAKPEEKEKYRKKMLEAGIDFSKPLVAFSIYSRVMSKIYPIDKMKILVQHLIDKYSAQIIFFYSADQKDEIQKIHRELGDNKNIFSSIETPTIKDLVPFFENCDYYIGNEGGARHLAQGVGIPSFAIFNPSAEKKEWLPFPSDKNMGISPSDMLEKKGISREEFDKLSFEEKFALIDVETLIEMSDKLIEKNKRK, from the coding sequence TTGTTTTCTCAAAATGATAATATAAATATTTTAGTTGTGAGATTTAAAAGAATAGGAGATGCAATTTTAAGTTTGCCTCTATGCCGTTCTTTAAAGTTAACTTTTCCAAATGCAAAACTAGACTTTGTACTTTATGAAGAAGCAAGTCCTCTTTTTGTAGATCATCCTGATATAGACAATGTAATTACCATAAGTAAAAAGGAACAAAAAAATCCTTTCAGCTACATAAAGAAAGTATATAAAGTGACAAGAAAAAAATATGATATTATTATAGATATTATGTCTACTCCTAAAAGCGAATTATTTTGTATGTTTTCAAGGAAAAGTGCCTTTAGAATAGGTAGATATAAAAAGAAAAGAGGTTTTTTCTATAATTATAAGATGAAAGAAAAAGATTCTTTAAATAAAGTAGATAAATTTTTAAATCAGCTTCTTCCACCTTTAGAAGAAGCAGGTTTTGATGTAAAAAGAGATTATGACTTTAAATTTTTTGCAAAACCTGAAGAAAAAGAAAAATATAGAAAAAAGATGCTAGAAGCAGGAATAGATTTCTCAAAACCTCTTGTTGCCTTTTCAATATATTCAAGGGTAATGAGTAAGATTTATCCTATTGATAAGATGAAAATTCTTGTGCAACATCTTATAGATAAGTATTCAGCACAAATAATATTTTTTTATTCAGCTGATCAAAAAGATGAAATACAGAAAATACATAGAGAATTAGGAGATAATAAAAATATATTTTCTTCTATTGAAACTCCTACAATAAAGGATTTAGTACCATTTTTTGAAAATTGTGACTATTATATAGGAAATGAAGGTGGAGCAAGACACTTAGCTCAAGGAGTAGGAATACCATCATTTGCTATTTTTAATCCATCAGCAGAGAAAAAGGAATGGCTACCATTTCCTAGTGATAAAAATATGGGAATTTCTCCCAGCGATATGTTAGAAAAAAAAGGTATTTCAAGAGAAGAATTTGATAAACTATCTTTTGAAGAAAAATTTGCTTTGATAGATGTAGAAACTCTTATAGAGATGTCAGATAAATTAATTGAAAAAAATAAAAGGAAGTAA
- the pssA gene encoding CDP-diacylglycerol--serine O-phosphatidyltransferase has protein sequence MVKKKYIAPNLITAGNMFLGYLSITESIKENYTMAILFILLAMVCDGLDGKTARKLDAFSEFGKEFDSFCDAVSFGLAPSMLIYSILVSRVPGSPFIVPVSFMYALCGVMRLVKFNIINVASSEKGDFSGMPIPNAAAMVVSYIMFCEVMDKTFGIQLFHINIFIAVSVISASLMVSTIPFKTPDKTFAFIPKKLAVVLILGLLVSMYWTLYYSVFIISYIYVILNLLAYFYKRFGNSGDEDTSVEEYVEVEEDTNEREG, from the coding sequence ATGGTAAAGAAGAAATACATTGCTCCTAACCTTATTACAGCAGGAAATATGTTTTTAGGTTATCTAAGTATAACTGAATCAATAAAGGAAAACTATACTATGGCAATATTATTCATTTTACTTGCTATGGTTTGTGATGGTTTAGATGGAAAGACAGCAAGAAAATTAGATGCTTTTAGTGAATTTGGAAAGGAATTTGATTCATTCTGTGATGCAGTTTCATTTGGATTGGCTCCATCTATGTTAATTTACTCAATCTTAGTGTCAAGAGTTCCAGGAAGTCCTTTTATAGTTCCTGTTTCCTTTATGTACGCTCTTTGTGGAGTAATGAGATTGGTTAAATTTAATATTATTAATGTGGCATCAAGTGAAAAAGGAGACTTCAGTGGTATGCCTATTCCTAATGCTGCAGCAATGGTTGTATCATATATTATGTTTTGTGAAGTAATGGATAAAACATTTGGAATTCAATTATTCCATATAAATATCTTTATTGCTGTATCAGTTATATCAGCAAGTTTGATGGTTAGTACTATACCTTTTAAAACTCCTGATAAAACTTTTGCATTTATCCCTAAAAAATTAGCAGTAGTTCTTATTTTAGGACTTTTAGTTTCTATGTATTGGACTTTATACTATAGTGTATTTATTATTTCTTATATTTATGTAATATTAAATTTACTAGCATATTTTTATAAAAGGTTTGGTAATAGTGGAGATGAAGATACATCTGTTGAAGAATATGTTGAAGTAGAAGAAGATACTAACGAAAGAGAGGGGTAA
- a CDS encoding glycogen debranching protein gives MYYNYNQYVNLGAFLDKNACTFAIYAKNVSSLILNIFHSAEDVIPYMQYKLDPTEHKLGDIWSISLEDIHEGTLYTWEINGFSVLDPYALAYTGNENIKNRKSIVVERVGTETKHILIPKKDMLIYESHIGLFTKSTNSQTSTKGTYSAFEEKIEYLKELGINVVEFLPVFEWDDHTGNLNREVGLLKNVWGYNPINFFALTKKYSSSTDENSIDEIKEFKDLVSKLHENDIEVILDVVYNHTAEGGTGGEEYNFKIMAEDVFYTKDKDGKFTNYSGCGNTLNCNHKVVKDMIIQSLLYWYLEVGVDGFRFDLAPILGRDADSQWARYSLLHELVEHPILAHAKLIAESWDLGGYFVGAMPSGWSEWNGAYRDTVRRFIRGDFGQVTELIKKIFGSVDIFHSNKNGYQASINFICCHDGFTMWDLVSYNIKHNLLNGENNQDGENNNHSYNHGEEGLTENPKILALRKQQIKNMLLILYISQGIPMLLMGDEMGRTQLGNNNAYCQDNPTTWVDWDRKKDFEDIFLFTKNVINLRKKYSIFRKDSPLKEEEIILHGIELFKPDLTYHSLSIAFQLKDIESNTDFYIAFNSYSEQLCFELPKLENKSWYVLTDTANVETCSFEEIKYKREHYCVLPKSAIILISK, from the coding sequence ATGTATTACAACTATAATCAATATGTAAATTTAGGAGCTTTTTTAGATAAAAATGCTTGTACTTTTGCTATTTACGCTAAAAATGTTAGCAGTCTTATTTTAAATATATTTCATTCTGCTGAAGATGTTATTCCATATATGCAATATAAACTTGATCCCACTGAACATAAATTAGGAGATATTTGGAGTATATCATTGGAGGATATTCATGAAGGGACTCTATATACCTGGGAAATAAATGGATTTTCTGTCTTAGACCCCTATGCTCTTGCTTATACAGGAAATGAAAATATTAAAAATAGAAAATCTATTGTTGTTGAAAGAGTGGGGACAGAAACAAAACATATACTTATTCCTAAAAAAGATATGTTAATCTATGAAAGCCATATTGGTCTATTTACAAAATCTACTAACTCCCAAACATCAACCAAAGGGACTTACTCTGCTTTTGAAGAGAAAATTGAGTATTTAAAAGAATTAGGTATCAATGTAGTAGAATTTTTACCTGTTTTTGAATGGGATGATCACACTGGCAACTTAAATAGAGAAGTTGGACTTTTAAAAAATGTTTGGGGATATAATCCAATCAATTTCTTTGCTTTAACTAAAAAATATTCTTCATCAACTGATGAGAATTCTATTGATGAAATTAAAGAATTTAAAGATTTAGTTTCAAAACTTCATGAAAATGATATAGAAGTTATTTTAGATGTCGTATATAACCACACAGCTGAGGGTGGAACTGGTGGAGAAGAATATAATTTTAAAATTATGGCTGAAGATGTTTTCTATACTAAAGATAAAGATGGAAAATTCACTAATTATTCTGGTTGCGGTAATACTCTAAATTGCAACCATAAAGTTGTTAAAGATATGATAATCCAATCCTTGCTATATTGGTATTTGGAAGTTGGAGTTGATGGTTTCCGTTTTGATCTTGCACCAATTTTAGGAAGAGATGCTGATAGTCAATGGGCTAGATATTCTCTTCTTCATGAATTAGTTGAACATCCTATTCTTGCCCATGCAAAACTTATAGCTGAAAGTTGGGATTTAGGCGGATATTTTGTTGGAGCTATGCCTAGTGGTTGGTCTGAATGGAATGGTGCATACAGAGATACTGTAAGACGTTTTATAAGAGGAGATTTTGGACAAGTTACTGAACTTATCAAAAAGATTTTTGGTAGTGTTGATATTTTTCACTCAAATAAAAATGGCTATCAAGCTAGTATAAACTTTATTTGTTGTCATGATGGTTTTACTATGTGGGACTTGGTCAGTTACAATATAAAACATAATCTTCTTAATGGTGAAAATAACCAAGATGGTGAAAATAATAACCATTCATATAATCATGGAGAAGAAGGATTAACTGAAAATCCAAAAATTTTAGCTCTAAGAAAACAACAAATAAAAAATATGCTTCTTATTTTATATATTTCACAAGGTATCCCTATGTTACTTATGGGAGATGAAATGGGAAGAACTCAATTAGGTAACAACAATGCTTACTGTCAAGATAATCCTACAACTTGGGTTGATTGGGATAGAAAAAAAGACTTTGAAGATATTTTTCTTTTTACAAAAAATGTGATAAATCTGAGAAAAAAATATTCTATTTTTAGAAAAGATAGCCCTTTGAAAGAAGAAGAAATTATTTTACATGGAATAGAATTGTTCAAACCTGATTTAACTTATCATTCACTTTCTATTGCTTTCCAATTGAAAGATATAGAAAGCAACACAGATTTTTATATAGCTTTTAATTCATATAGTGAGCAACTATGTTTTGAATTACCAAAACTTGAAAATAAATCTTGGTATGTTTTAACAGACACTGCAAATGTTGAAACTTGCTCTTTTGAAGAAATAAAATATAAAAGAGAGCACTATTGTGTTCTACCAAAATCAGCTATAATTTTAATTTCTAAATAA
- a CDS encoding fructose-bisphosphatase class III yields MNTEIKYLELLSKTFKNIAETSTEIINLQAIMNLPKGTEHFMTDIHGEYEAFNHVLRNGSGTIRNKIEEVYKDKLTESEKKELAAIIYYPKEKIEIMQNTANFNVDRWMINIIYRLIEVCKIVCSKYTRSKVRKAMPKDFQYILQELLYEKKELANKREYFDSIVDTIISIDRGKEFIIAISNLIQKLNIDHLHIVGDIYDRGPFPHLIMDTLAEYNNLDIQWGNHDILWIGAALGNKACIANVIRICCRYNNNDILEEAYGINLLPFATFAMKYYGNDPCKRFRPKEGVDSDLIAQMHKAMSIIQFKVEGLYSERNPELEMSSRESLKFINYEKGTITLDGVEYPLNDTNFPTVNPENPLELLDEEAELLDKLQALFLGSEKLQKHMQLLFSKGGMYLKYNSNLLFHACIPMEPNGEFSEMYVVDGYYKGKALLDKIDNVVRQAYYDRKNVEVNKKHRDLIWYLWAGRLSPLFGKDVMKTFERYFIDDKSTHKEVKNPYHKLVNDEKICDKIFEEFGLNPRTSHIINGHIPVKVKEGESPIKANGKLLIIDGGFSRAYQSTTGIAGYTLTYNSYGIKLASHLKFISKEAAIKDGTDMISSHIIVETKSKRMKVKDTDIGRSIQSQINDLKKLLKAYRIGLIKSN; encoded by the coding sequence ATGAATACAGAGATTAAGTACTTAGAGCTTTTATCTAAGACATTTAAAAATATAGCAGAAACATCAACGGAAATAATAAACTTGCAAGCAATAATGAATCTTCCTAAGGGAACTGAGCACTTTATGACAGATATTCATGGAGAATATGAAGCATTCAATCATGTTTTAAGAAATGGTTCAGGGACTATTAGGAATAAAATAGAAGAAGTCTATAAAGATAAACTTACAGAAAGTGAAAAAAAAGAACTAGCTGCAATAATATATTATCCTAAAGAAAAAATTGAAATTATGCAAAATACAGCAAATTTTAATGTGGATAGATGGATGATAAATATTATCTATAGATTGATAGAAGTTTGTAAAATAGTTTGTTCTAAATACACAAGATCAAAAGTTAGAAAGGCTATGCCTAAAGATTTCCAATATATTTTGCAAGAATTGCTTTATGAAAAGAAAGAATTGGCAAACAAAAGAGAGTATTTTGATAGCATAGTTGACACTATTATATCAATAGATAGAGGAAAAGAATTTATAATAGCTATCTCTAATTTAATTCAAAAATTAAATATAGATCATTTACATATAGTTGGAGATATATATGATAGAGGTCCATTCCCACATTTAATTATGGATACTTTAGCAGAATATAACAATTTAGATATACAATGGGGAAATCATGATATTCTTTGGATAGGAGCTGCTTTGGGAAACAAGGCTTGTATTGCTAATGTAATTAGAATTTGTTGTAGATATAATAATAATGATATTTTAGAAGAAGCTTATGGAATAAATCTATTACCTTTTGCAACTTTTGCTATGAAATATTATGGTAATGACCCTTGTAAGAGATTCAGACCAAAAGAAGGTGTGGATAGTGATTTAATTGCACAGATGCACAAGGCTATGAGTATAATACAATTTAAAGTTGAAGGACTTTACTCAGAAAGAAACCCTGAACTTGAAATGTCTTCTAGAGAATCTTTGAAATTTATCAATTATGAAAAGGGAACTATCACTTTAGATGGGGTTGAATATCCTTTAAATGACACAAATTTCCCTACAGTGAATCCTGAAAATCCATTGGAACTTTTAGATGAAGAAGCTGAACTTTTAGATAAATTACAAGCTTTATTCTTAGGAAGTGAAAAGTTACAAAAACATATGCAACTATTATTCTCTAAGGGAGGAATGTATTTAAAATACAATTCAAATTTACTTTTCCATGCTTGTATCCCTATGGAGCCAAATGGAGAGTTTAGTGAAATGTATGTTGTAGATGGCTATTATAAGGGTAAAGCACTACTAGATAAAATTGATAATGTCGTTAGACAGGCTTATTATGATAGAAAGAATGTTGAAGTAAACAAAAAACATAGAGACTTAATTTGGTATCTATGGGCTGGAAGATTATCTCCACTTTTTGGTAAAGATGTTATGAAGACATTTGAAAGATATTTTATAGATGATAAGTCAACTCATAAAGAAGTAAAAAATCCTTATCATAAGTTAGTTAATGATGAAAAAATTTGTGACAAGATTTTTGAGGAATTTGGTTTAAATCCAAGAACTTCTCATATTATAAATGGACATATACCTGTTAAAGTGAAAGAAGGCGAATCTCCAATTAAAGCAAATGGAAAACTTTTGATAATAGATGGAGGTTTTTCAAGAGCATATCAATCTACAACAGGTATAGCAGGTTATACTTTGACATATAACTCTTATGGCATAAAACTTGCCTCACATTTAAAATTTATATCTAAAGAAGCAGCAATTAAAGACGGAACTGATATGATTTCTTCTCATATAATTGTTGAAACAAAGAGTAAAAGAATGAAGGTAAAAGATACTGATATTGGTAGAAGTATACAAAGTCAAATAAATGACTTAAAAAAATTATTGAAAGCCTATAGAATAGGGCTTATCAAATCAAATTAG
- the ppdK gene encoding pyruvate, phosphate dikinase produces the protein MKQVYEFRDGGKEMMALLGGKGANLAEMAKIDLPIPEGIIISTTACNEYFKNDKKLSPVLEEEILRNIRVLEYETGKKFQSPKPLLVSVRSGAPVSMPGMMDTILNLGFNDYVAEKMLEITKDEKFVYTSYLRFVQMFSEIAKGIDRRKFVHLKATNYKAQILESKKIYRDECGEIFPENYRDQILIAVKSIFDSWNNDRAILYRKLHNIDDNMGTAVVIQEMVFGNFNEKSGTGVLFTRNPSTGEDKIFGEVLLNAQGEDIVAGIRTPDNIELLKNTMPDIYNQLVETAKKLEKHNRDMQDIEFTIENSKLFILQTRNGKRTAEASLKIAMDLVKEGIITKEEAVMKVEPASINKLLNGDFEEKYLKEATLLTKGLAASSGVAVGRIMFDAKRVKIREKTILVREETSPEDLQGMALAQGIVTLKGGATSHGAVVARGMGKCCVTGCSEIKLDEINKTMIVGDHVLKEGDFISVSGHTGEIFLGKIPLKENSFSDELKEFISWASEIKRMNVRMNADTAEDVEQGKSFGAKGIGLCRTEHMFFKNDKIWTIREFILSDRGEEKERALKKLHNLQKEDFLNIFKVLDGDEANIRLLDPPVHEFLPKTIDDKKKMSEILLITLEEIEKRIYKLKDENPMLGHRGCRLGVSYPELYRIQARAIIEAAYECEKKGIKVHPEIMIPFIMEAKELAFLRKEIEEEIEDLFKELGARVEYKLGTMIEIPRACLLADEIAEYADFFSFGTNDLTQMSMGLSRDDSVKFLDDYREKGIWEGEPFYSIDRKAVSQLVELGVKNGKSRKTNLKIGICGEHGGDPKSIEFFEEQNLDYISCSPFRVPTAILAAAQAYLKLKK, from the coding sequence ATGAAACAAGTATATGAATTTAGAGATGGTGGGAAAGAAATGATGGCTTTACTAGGTGGAAAGGGAGCTAACTTAGCTGAAATGGCTAAAATAGACCTTCCTATACCTGAGGGAATAATAATATCTACTACTGCTTGTAATGAGTATTTTAAAAATGATAAAAAACTTTCTCCTGTATTAGAAGAGGAGATATTAAGAAATATAAGAGTTTTAGAATATGAAACAGGTAAGAAATTTCAATCACCAAAGCCTCTGCTAGTTTCAGTTAGATCTGGAGCTCCTGTTTCTATGCCTGGAATGATGGATACTATTTTGAATTTAGGATTTAATGACTATGTAGCAGAAAAAATGCTAGAAATAACTAAGGATGAAAAATTTGTATATACTTCTTACTTAAGATTTGTACAAATGTTTTCTGAGATTGCAAAAGGAATAGATAGAAGAAAATTCGTACACTTAAAAGCAACCAATTACAAAGCTCAAATACTAGAAAGCAAAAAAATATATAGAGATGAATGTGGAGAAATATTCCCTGAAAATTATAGAGATCAGATACTTATTGCAGTAAAATCAATTTTTGATTCTTGGAATAATGATAGAGCAATATTATATAGAAAATTACATAATATTGATGATAATATGGGAACTGCTGTTGTAATTCAAGAAATGGTTTTTGGTAACTTCAATGAAAAATCAGGAACAGGAGTTTTATTTACAAGAAATCCTTCTACTGGGGAAGATAAAATATTTGGAGAAGTTCTTTTAAATGCACAAGGAGAAGATATAGTTGCAGGTATAAGAACTCCTGATAATATTGAACTTCTAAAAAATACTATGCCTGATATCTATAATCAATTAGTGGAAACTGCTAAAAAACTAGAAAAACATAATAGAGATATGCAAGATATAGAATTTACAATAGAAAATTCAAAATTATTTATTTTACAAACAAGAAATGGAAAAAGAACTGCTGAAGCCTCTTTAAAAATTGCTATGGATTTAGTTAAAGAAGGAATAATTACAAAGGAAGAAGCAGTAATGAAAGTTGAACCAGCTTCAATAAATAAATTATTGAATGGTGATTTTGAAGAAAAATATTTAAAAGAAGCAACTTTGTTAACTAAAGGACTTGCTGCTTCTTCAGGAGTTGCAGTTGGAAGAATAATGTTTGATGCTAAAAGAGTAAAAATAAGAGAAAAAACTATACTTGTAAGAGAAGAAACTTCGCCTGAAGATTTACAAGGTATGGCTCTTGCTCAAGGAATAGTTACTTTAAAAGGTGGAGCAACATCACATGGTGCAGTTGTAGCAAGAGGAATGGGTAAATGTTGTGTTACAGGTTGCTCAGAAATAAAATTAGATGAAATAAATAAGACTATGATAGTTGGAGATCATGTATTGAAAGAAGGAGATTTTATCTCTGTAAGTGGACATACAGGTGAAATATTTTTAGGAAAAATTCCTTTAAAAGAAAATAGTTTCTCAGATGAACTAAAAGAATTTATTTCTTGGGCTTCAGAAATAAAGAGAATGAATGTCAGAATGAATGCTGATACTGCTGAGGATGTTGAACAAGGAAAGAGTTTTGGTGCAAAGGGAATAGGACTTTGTAGAACAGAGCATATGTTCTTTAAGAATGATAAAATTTGGACTATAAGAGAATTTATCCTGAGTGATAGAGGTGAAGAAAAAGAAAGAGCACTTAAAAAATTACATAATTTACAAAAAGAAGATTTCTTAAATATCTTTAAAGTTTTAGATGGAGATGAAGCTAATATAAGACTTTTAGATCCTCCAGTACATGAATTTCTTCCAAAGACTATAGATGATAAAAAGAAAATGTCAGAAATTCTGTTAATTACTCTTGAAGAAATAGAAAAAAGAATTTACAAGTTAAAAGATGAAAATCCTATGCTTGGTCATAGAGGTTGTAGATTAGGAGTTAGCTACCCTGAATTATATAGAATACAAGCTAGAGCCATAATTGAAGCTGCCTATGAATGTGAAAAGAAAGGAATAAAAGTTCATCCTGAAATAATGATACCTTTCATTATGGAAGCTAAAGAATTAGCTTTTTTAAGAAAAGAAATAGAAGAAGAAATAGAAGATCTATTTAAAGAACTTGGAGCAAGAGTTGAATATAAACTAGGTACTATGATAGAAATACCTAGAGCTTGCTTACTTGCAGATGAAATAGCTGAATATGCAGATTTCTTCTCATTTGGAACTAATGATTTAACTCAAATGTCAATGGGACTTTCAAGAGATGACTCTGTAAAATTCTTAGATGACTACAGAGAAAAAGGTATTTGGGAAGGTGAACCTTTCTATTCAATAGATAGAAAAGCTGTTAGCCAATTAGTTGAACTTGGAGTTAAAAATGGTAAATCAAGAAAAACTAATTTAAAGATAGGAATTTGTGGTGAACATGGAGGAGATCCAAAGAGTATAGAATTCTTTGAAGAACAAAACCTTGACTATATCAGTTGTTCTCCATTTAGAGTACCTACTGCAATACTTGCAGCAGCACAAGCATATTTAAAATTAAAAAAATAA
- a CDS encoding helix-turn-helix transcriptional regulator, translating to MILTERQKKILKMLKEKSLLSGDEIARNLNVTKSALRTDFSILTSLKLVTSKQNKGYSYNEKCTIIRVKDCMSPQNSIDVKTSVYDAIIHLFNYDLGTLVVVENEKLVGIISRKDLLKATLNKKNIEKTPVSMIMTRMPNIVHCFEDDNIMDAIEKLIKHEIDSLPVLRKENGKLSLVGRFTKTNVTKLFYQELKNKSI from the coding sequence ATGATTTTAACAGAGAGACAAAAGAAAATACTTAAAATGTTAAAAGAAAAATCATTACTATCAGGAGATGAAATCGCGAGAAACTTAAATGTTACAAAATCTGCTCTGAGAACAGATTTTTCAATATTAACATCATTAAAGTTAGTAACATCTAAACAAAATAAAGGCTATAGTTATAATGAAAAATGTACAATAATTAGAGTTAAAGATTGTATGAGTCCACAGAACTCAATAGATGTAAAGACATCTGTCTATGATGCAATTATACATTTATTTAACTATGATTTAGGAACTTTAGTTGTAGTAGAAAATGAAAAATTAGTTGGTATAATTTCTAGAAAAGATTTATTAAAAGCTACATTAAATAAAAAAAATATAGAAAAGACACCAGTCAGTATGATAATGACAAGAATGCCAAATATTGTACACTGTTTTGAAGACGATAATATAATGGATGCGATAGAGAAGTTAATAAAACATGAGATAGATTCTTTACCTGTTCTTAGAAAAGAAAATGGTAAATTATCTCTTGTTGGTAGATTTACAAAAACGAATGTTACAAAATTATTTTATCAAGAGCTTAAAAATAAAAGTATTTAG